CCGGGTGGCGCTCGTCCGGTTCGATGCCGCGGCAAGGATCTGGATCGCGCTCACCGGTGATCTGCGGGCGGTGCGGGCGGCTCTGGCGGCGCAGATCGACGCCGAACAGGGTTCGCGAATCGACCTCGGGCTCCTTGCGGCGGCCGAGCAGCTCGGTCCGCCCAATGCCGCTCGGCGGCGTGCGGTGGTGCTCGTAAGCGACGGGCAGGTGTTCGGCGCCACCGAGCAGGACGTGCTCGATGCTGCCGCAGCGCTCGGACTGGCCGGTGCCGAGCGCTATGCCGTGGCGGTCGGCCCGTACGCCGCCGAGGCGCTGCTGCGGAACGTGACCGGCGCGCCCGAACGTGTCTTCGATGCGGGGGACGGCGACGGCTTCGTGCGCGCGTTCCGTGCGGTCGGCGGCGCGCTGCCGTGCCCGTAGCGCTCCTGCTTCCGCCGTAGCCAGTGCCCGGCCGGAGCTCGCCGCCAGAGCTGCCCGCACCGCGGCGGCGCACATGGCTTCCCGTAACCCGGCGTCGTCCATCGGGTGCATTCCGGTGCCGCGGCGTTGCGGTCGCGGGGGTGGTCTGCTACACTCGCGCGGCTTTGCGCCCGGCGACCCGACGCCACCCCAACATCGGCCGCGTGATGCGGCCTGCAGAGCGCCGACGAAGACCAAACGGCATGGATCCGGGCACTGGCGTCTTGACGTCATCGCCCGGCGCATCGCCGCCAGCCGGACTTCGCAGGCCTCGTAGGAGCGCGCGCTTTGGTCGAGGACCCCACGACCGCACCAACCGAGCGTTCAGCCCGGCTGCGCACCAACGCCACGGGGTGGGGGTTCGACGCGCCGCGCCTGCGTCGGATGCTGGCCAACGAGGCCGACATGTCGTTCAAGCGGCGGGCGGAAGCGGTGTACGACTTCCTGCGGATCGGGCCCGACGACCGCGTGCTGGACATGGGCTGCGGGCGCGGCTTCTACCTCAAGTTCACGCGCGACCTCTACCCCGCAGCCGATGTCGTCGGCGTCGAACTCGATCGACCGCTGCTGTACACGGCGCGGGAGCAAGTGCCCGGCGCGCGGGTCGTGAACGGCAACGTGTACACCCTGCCGTTCGCCGACGGTGCGTTCACGCGGATCCTGTTCTCGGAGGTTATCGAGCACATCCCGGACGACCGCGCCGCACTCGCCGAGCTGGCGCGCGTCCTGGCCCCCGGCGGCCGGCTGGCGATCACGACGCCCAACGCCGATTACCCGTTGGCGTGGGACCCGATCAACAAGGTGCTCGAGGGGACGATCCGCCGCCCGATCCGCCGCGGCGTCCTGTCCGGGATCTGGGCGAACCACGAGCGGCTGTATACGCCCGAGGATCTGGCGGCCAAGGTGGCCGCGGCCGGATTGATCGTGGACGAGGTCCGCTTCTTCACCCGCTTCGCGTTCCCGTTCATCCACAACCTGGTGTACGGCCTCGGCAAGGAACTCCTCGTCGCCGGCCGCCTTCCGGCCTCGATGGCCGCTGCCGCCGACCGCTTCGACACATCGTCCGATGCGGGCGGCTGGCGGAACCCGATCCGCTGGGGGCTGGCCGCCTTCAACGCGGTCGACCGCCTGAACGATGTCGTGCCGCCCCGGGCCGATGCGCCGTTCCTCATCATCGGCCTGTGCGCCCGCAAGCCGAACGGGGAGGCGTGACCGTGACCGCGCGCGACGCCCGAGCGGTGACGACGTTCGGCCTCGTGGTCGGCGCCCTGGCGCTGGCGCTGTACGCGCAAGCCGTGATCGACCGCGTGCCGTTCGCCGCATGGGGCAGCCCGGACCCGAGCACGGCGATCCGCCGCGGCGGGCTGCTGTTCGTCGTGGCGGCGGTGTGCTGGGCGGTCGCGCTTTGGCGGCTGCCGGATGCGGGCGACGCCCAGACGCCGCCCGACGCGCCGCCCGACGCGCCGCCCGAGGCGGCGCCCGCCCTGACCGGCCGCCGGCTCAGGTTGTTCCTCATCGGCGTCGCCGCAGTGCTCGCCACGACGGTCGTCCTGCCGTTGCTCTTGGCGCCCGGCAGCGGCGGGCTGGCGATCCTGCGGTACAAAGAGGACGTTCCCGACTGGCCGTGGCGATCGAACAACGTGCTGACATGGCCCGGCCTCGTCCTGTGGGTCGTCGGCACGGCGTGCGTCGTGTCGGCACTGCGCGCCGAGACAGTCCGGGCGCGAGGTGCGCCGTCGAGCGGCCGCGCCGCCTGGATCGCCGCGCACCGGCCGGTGCGCTGGCCGGTCCGGCAGCTCGTCGTCGGCGGGGTCGTGCTGGCCGTCGCGGCGGTGTTTCGGCTGTGGGACCTGGACCGCCTGCCGCTCGACATGTCGAGCGATCACACCGAGAAGCTCCTCGACATCTGGGACGTGATCGGCGGTGCGCGCCCGGTCTTCCTCGACCAGAACGCCGGACGGGAGCCCCTCCAGTTCTACCTCACCGCGTTCCTCGTCAAGCTCGGCCTTCCCTTTGGGTTCTGGACGCAGAAGTTCGGCATGCAGCTCGTGTCGATCGCCACCGTGCCGCTCGTGGACGTCGCCGGCAAGCGGATCGCCGGGGCGCGCGTCGGGTGGCTCGCGGCGGCGGGCCTGGCGGTGGCGCAGTGGCACATCCAGATCTCGCGCGCGGCGATGCGAATCGCGTGGTCCCCGTTCTTCAGCGCGCTGACGCTGGCCTGCCTGGTCCTCGCCATGTCGACGGGCCGCCGCAACGCCTGGCTGGCGCTCGGAATCGCGCTCGGCGCCGGCATGTACGGCTACACCGGCTTCCGGCCGATGGCGATCGTCGTCGGTGTGGCGGTCGGCGCGCAGATCGTTCACGCGCTGTGGCGTGGGCCGCGCACCGCTGCGGACGGGCTGCGCGCGGCGGCGCCGGTGCTGGCGAACGCCGCGTCGGCGGCGCTCGTCTCGCTCCTCGTCGCGGCGCCGCTCATCCGGTACGCCACCGACCGGCCCGAATTCTGGGCGCGCACACTCACCCGAATGGCGGGCGACGAGGCGGCGGCGCTGCCCCCGCTGGCCGGCCTTCTCGCCCCGGTACCGGTCGTCGGGCGGACCGTCGCGCTGCTGATGGACCCGCGCTTCTGGCGAAACACGGGCCAGGCGATGGGCATGGCCAACTTCACCGCCGACAGCGCCTGGATCCACAGCCCGCCCGGCCGGCCCGGGCTCGAGACCATCGGCGGCGCGCTGCTCGTCCTCGGCGCCGTCACGGCCGTGGTATGGGCGGTGCGGCGGCGGCACTGGCGGGCCGGCCTCGTGCTGGCGGCGGTGCCGCCGATGCTCCTGGCCAGCATCCTGGCGCTGGCCTACCCGATCGAGGTGCCGCACCTGGCCCGCGCGGCCGGCGCGTTGCCGCTGGTGGCGGTGCTGTGCGCGCTGCCGCTGGCGGTCCTGTTGGCCTCGGCCGACAACTTGGCTTCGGCACACAACTTGGCTTGGCACACAACTTGGCTTCACACAACTTGGCCCCGGCGCACAACTTGGCCCCGGCACACAACTTGGCCCCGGCACACACCTTGGCCCCGGCCACCAGTGCGCTCGGCCCGGCGAGCCGCGCGGCGGCGTGGGGGGTGGTCGCGTTGCTCTTCGTCGGGATGGACCGCAACACCGCCAAGCGCTACTTCGTCGAGTACCGCGAGAACTACGACCGATCGTCGCAGAACACCTCGGACGGGGTTGCGGCCGTGCGGACGTTCCTCGCCGACGGCGGGGCGTTGGATCGCGTCTTCCTCGTTGGGTGGTCGAACGGGTGGGACTACCGCGTCATCGGCCTCAGCTTCGGCCAACCGGACTGGAACGGGTTGCTCTGGGGCATCGCCCCCGACGGCTCGGATGCGGTCCTGCAGGCCGACGACCATGCGGCCGACCCCGAGCGCCAACTGTATCTCGTCGCCGGACCACGGGCCGAGGCCAACATCGCCCACCTGCGTGAACTGTTCCCGGGCGCCGTCGTCGCGCCCGGGGCGGCCCGATCGCCTGACAAGCCGTTCTGGACCGTCGTCGTGCCGGCGGACCCCGCCCGCGGCGGGTCGGAACCAACCGCCGTGCCTGCGGAGCCAAGCCCATGATCGAAGCGCCCGACCCGATGACGCCGGCGCCCGCGCCCGCCGTCACGCCGCGCCCCGGCATGCTGGCCGCCCTCGCGCAGCGCATCCGCCGCCTGGACGACGCCACGACGGCCGTCGCGCTCGTCGTGATCGTCCTGAGCGGGTTCTACTTGCGGACCGTCGGCATCGACTGGGACGCCGGGCAGCACCTCCACCCCGACGAGCGCTTCCTGACGGACGTCGCGAGCTCGCTGGCGATGCCGAACGACCTCCTCCACTATCTCGACACGGACACGTCGACGCTGAACCCGCGGAACATGGGCAAGGCGTTTTTCTCGTACGGCACGTGGCCGATCACGATCGCCCGGGTCATGGCGGACGCGAACGGGCCGCTCGGTCTCGGTATGACGGACTTCTCGCGCGTCTACATCGTCGGCCGCTACATGAGCGCGCTCCTCGATCTCCTGACCGTGCTCCTCGTCTTCGGGCTCGGCGCCGTGCTGTACGATCGCCGCGTCGGGCTGTTGGCCTCGCTGTTCACGTCCTTCACCGCTTTCCACATCCAGCAGGCGCACTTCTTCACGGTCGACGCCGCGCTCACGACGTTCGTCACGCTGACCCTCTTCGGCCTCGCCCTCGCGATCCGCCGTGAATCGTGGTGGCCGATCGTCCTCGCCGGCGTCGGGCTCGGGATGGCGCTGGGCAGCAAGATCACGGTGTTCCTGCTCATCCCGGTGGCGATCCTGGCGATTGCCGCCGGCGAGCTGCGACACGCCCGGCTGCTCGGGCTCGATCGGGACGCTTCTTGGCGTCGGCTGTATGTCGCGGCCGGCAAAGTGGCCGTGCTTGGGCTCGTCAGCTACGTCGCGCTGCGCTTTGCCCAGCCCGACATGTGGGCCGGGCCCGGCTGGCCGAACGTCGTCGGCAACTCGGCCCGACTGACCGAGGTGACGACCGAGGTCATGGGTCTGGCGCCCGACACCTGGACCGCGCTGCGCAAGGTCGTTCCCGACGGTTTGGAGAAGTACGTCCTGCCCGATCCGCGCTGGTTGGGCAACATGGAGCGCATCAAGAGCCAAGTGACCGGGTTCGGGATGGACTGGCCGCCGAACCACCAATGGTGGGGCCGGATGGCCTACGTATTCCCGTGGCGGAACATGGTCTTGTGGGGCATGGGGCCGGCGCTCGGACTTGCCGCCTGGCTCGGCTGGTTGGCGGCCGGCGTGGCGATCTGGCGGGGGCGGCGGCGGCACCTCCTGCTGTGGCTCTGGGTGGCGGTCTACTTCGGCTACACCGGCATCCAGTGGGGCAAGACGATGCGCTACGGCCTGCCGATCTACCCGGCG
Above is a window of Candidatus Avedoeria danica DNA encoding:
- a CDS encoding methyltransferase domain-containing protein, yielding MVEDPTTAPTERSARLRTNATGWGFDAPRLRRMLANEADMSFKRRAEAVYDFLRIGPDDRVLDMGCGRGFYLKFTRDLYPAADVVGVELDRPLLYTAREQVPGARVVNGNVYTLPFADGAFTRILFSEVIEHIPDDRAALAELARVLAPGGRLAITTPNADYPLAWDPINKVLEGTIRRPIRRGVLSGIWANHERLYTPEDLAAKVAAAGLIVDEVRFFTRFAFPFIHNLVYGLGKELLVAGRLPASMAAAADRFDTSSDAGGWRNPIRWGLAAFNAVDRLNDVVPPRADAPFLIIGLCARKPNGEA